A genomic stretch from Chiloscyllium plagiosum isolate BGI_BamShark_2017 chromosome 2, ASM401019v2, whole genome shotgun sequence includes:
- the LOC122556992 gene encoding CXADR-like membrane protein isoform X1 translates to MSEGLKRTVLAALLCIITQVSYTQGFSQNGWTMETPDRVTGREGKITLLICKFTHPHPGYQGNITVTWKKMWTNLVLYSYTNYPTLNSQSVVFENMIHQNINERYQALGNPRENDASIIIKQLSLHDNYQQYLCLVNLSHYPNETSQSSGQTIIVIPAVKNDSVPVTGKKGGSATLPCAFNPPEWLSQSVTVLWMKDNPHEESTVLNQTRSLNASSHYTDSVTVNEGQQYELIGDLTQGDASIRIRDLRLNDSSDYFCRVHIRIENQENVTQDVLRLQAFAPATILKLSSVRENGIGNTIVCQVEGEPLANITWVDPEGSLVPGDSRDTIVSRVPGRHQTLGKFRNPALRGTYSCVAENEHGRDTRQIDYPSTGDNYSNFIVGMLCLIPLIKFLLLLVTGIILFMKIKD, encoded by the exons GTTTCAGTCAGAATGGCTGGACAATGGAGACACCGGACAGGGTGACAGGTAGGGAAGGGAAGATCACTCTTCTGATCTGTAAGTTCACTCATCCTCACCCAGGATATCAAGGAAACATTACTGTTACATGGAAGAAGATGTGGACTAATCTGGTGCTTTACAGTTACACAAACTATCCAACGCTGAACTCGCAGAGCGTGGTGTTTGAGAATATGATCCACCAGAATATTAATGAGCGTTACCAAGCACTGGGAAATCCAAGGGAGAATGATGCTTCCATAATCATCAAACAGCTGTCTCTACATGATAACTATCAGCAGTATCTTTGCCTTGTGAATCTGAGTCACTATCCCAATGAAACATCACAGAGCTCAGGTCAAACAATTATTGTGATACCAG CTGTGAAAAATGATTCGGTGCCAGTGACTGGGAAGAAGGGAGGTTCTGCTACGCTGCCCTGTGCCTTTAACCCCCCCGAGTGGCTGTCCCAGTCCGTCACTGTCCTCTGGATGAAGGACAATCCACATGAGGAGTCCACTGTCTTGAATCAGACTCGTTCCCTCAATGCTAGTTCTCATTACACTGACTCGGTCACTGTAAATGAAGGACAGCAATATGAACTGATTGGAGACCTAACCCAAGGAGACGCCTCCATCAGGATAAGAGACCTGCGGCTGAACGATTCCAGTGATTATTTCTGTCGTGTCCACATCAGGATTGAGAATCAGGAAAATGTGACTCAGGATGTGTTGAGACTCCAGGCATTCG CTCCAGCCACAATCCTGAAGCTGTCATCTGTGAGAGAGAACGGAATTGGAAACACCATCGTGTGCCAGGTGGAAGGAGAGCCACTTGCCAACATCACATGGGTAGACCCTGAAGGCAGCCTCGTGCCTGGGGACAGCAGGGACACAATAGTCAGCCGAGTGCCAGGGAGACATCAGACCCTGGGAAAGTTCCGTAACCCGGCACTAAGAGGGACGTACAGCTGTGTGGCTGAAAACGAACATGGGAGGGACACTCGTCAGATTGACTACCCCTCCACTGGTGACAACTACTCCAATTTCATCGTGGGAATGCTGTGCCTGATTCCTTTAATCAAATTTCTCCTCCTTCTGGTGACGGGGATCATTCTCTTCATGAAGATAAAAG
- the LOC122556992 gene encoding CXADR-like membrane protein isoform X2, whose translation MPAIDRDQGFSQNGWTMETPDRVTGREGKITLLICKFTHPHPGYQGNITVTWKKMWTNLVLYSYTNYPTLNSQSVVFENMIHQNINERYQALGNPRENDASIIIKQLSLHDNYQQYLCLVNLSHYPNETSQSSGQTIIVIPAVKNDSVPVTGKKGGSATLPCAFNPPEWLSQSVTVLWMKDNPHEESTVLNQTRSLNASSHYTDSVTVNEGQQYELIGDLTQGDASIRIRDLRLNDSSDYFCRVHIRIENQENVTQDVLRLQAFAPATILKLSSVRENGIGNTIVCQVEGEPLANITWVDPEGSLVPGDSRDTIVSRVPGRHQTLGKFRNPALRGTYSCVAENEHGRDTRQIDYPSTGDNYSNFIVGMLCLIPLIKFLLLLVTGIILFMKIKD comes from the exons GTTTCAGTCAGAATGGCTGGACAATGGAGACACCGGACAGGGTGACAGGTAGGGAAGGGAAGATCACTCTTCTGATCTGTAAGTTCACTCATCCTCACCCAGGATATCAAGGAAACATTACTGTTACATGGAAGAAGATGTGGACTAATCTGGTGCTTTACAGTTACACAAACTATCCAACGCTGAACTCGCAGAGCGTGGTGTTTGAGAATATGATCCACCAGAATATTAATGAGCGTTACCAAGCACTGGGAAATCCAAGGGAGAATGATGCTTCCATAATCATCAAACAGCTGTCTCTACATGATAACTATCAGCAGTATCTTTGCCTTGTGAATCTGAGTCACTATCCCAATGAAACATCACAGAGCTCAGGTCAAACAATTATTGTGATACCAG CTGTGAAAAATGATTCGGTGCCAGTGACTGGGAAGAAGGGAGGTTCTGCTACGCTGCCCTGTGCCTTTAACCCCCCCGAGTGGCTGTCCCAGTCCGTCACTGTCCTCTGGATGAAGGACAATCCACATGAGGAGTCCACTGTCTTGAATCAGACTCGTTCCCTCAATGCTAGTTCTCATTACACTGACTCGGTCACTGTAAATGAAGGACAGCAATATGAACTGATTGGAGACCTAACCCAAGGAGACGCCTCCATCAGGATAAGAGACCTGCGGCTGAACGATTCCAGTGATTATTTCTGTCGTGTCCACATCAGGATTGAGAATCAGGAAAATGTGACTCAGGATGTGTTGAGACTCCAGGCATTCG CTCCAGCCACAATCCTGAAGCTGTCATCTGTGAGAGAGAACGGAATTGGAAACACCATCGTGTGCCAGGTGGAAGGAGAGCCACTTGCCAACATCACATGGGTAGACCCTGAAGGCAGCCTCGTGCCTGGGGACAGCAGGGACACAATAGTCAGCCGAGTGCCAGGGAGACATCAGACCCTGGGAAAGTTCCGTAACCCGGCACTAAGAGGGACGTACAGCTGTGTGGCTGAAAACGAACATGGGAGGGACACTCGTCAGATTGACTACCCCTCCACTGGTGACAACTACTCCAATTTCATCGTGGGAATGCTGTGCCTGATTCCTTTAATCAAATTTCTCCTCCTTCTGGTGACGGGGATCATTCTCTTCATGAAGATAAAAG